A part of Vigna radiata var. radiata cultivar VC1973A chromosome 11, Vradiata_ver6, whole genome shotgun sequence genomic DNA contains:
- the LOC106777420 gene encoding small heat shock protein, chloroplastic, with protein sequence METELVKRRIHMIAAHFASKDDTSATHVLPMNCSGSLNSVLRRCDNKVYFARQASSSLGYFMRQTSIEEGGSTFAPKTHHGAAAASEYSSNARAPCFARPAVAESLSKNSVVQSQTPEQGFDTLDPPTFARPNRQTRGDQLHSEKKTCYSEIGGIEWSPRMDVAESESKYVITVEVPGVSISDIRVEVDDLKLCVKGRRSASSWTISSCPNSSFSSYHRREILYGPYEVVWQLPSGVNKDRISAEFLDGLLQIVVPKTIV encoded by the exons ATGGAGACTGAGTTGGTGAAACGCAGAATTCACATGATCGCAGCCCACTTTGCTTCCAAGGATGATACTTCAGCTACCCATGTTCTGCCAatg AACTGCAGTGGCAGTCTGAATTCTGTGCTCAGGAGATGCGATAATAAGGTGTATTTTGCACGCCAAGCATCTTCTTCTCTTGGTTATTTTATGAGGCAAACTTCAATTGAAGAG GGTGGCTCAACTTTTGCTCCTAAAACTCATCATGGTGCTGCTGCTGCATCTGAATACTCTTCTAATGCAAGAGCACCATGTTTTGCTAGACCTGCGGTGGCAGAATCACTCTCAAAAAATTCAGTGGTCCAATCACAGACTCCGGAGCAGGGCTTTGATACACTTGATCCACCTACATTTGCCAGGCCAAACAGACAGACTAGAGGAGATCAGTTACATTCTGAGAAGAAAACGTGCTATTCTGAAATTGGTG GAATTGAGTGGTCTCCAAGGATGGATGTTGCAGAATCAGAAAGCAAATATGTCATCACAGTGGAAGTTCCAGGTGTCAGTATCAGTGACATAAGAGTGGAGGTTGATGATCTAAA GTTGTGTGTCAAAGGTAGACGCTCTGCAAGCTCTTGGACAATTTCTAGTTGTCcaaattcttcattttcttcatacCATCGGAGGGAAATATTGTATGGACCATATGAGGTGGTTTGGCAACTTCCTTCTGGTGTGAACAAGGACAGAATATCAGCTGAATTTTT GGATGGACTTCTACAAATCGTAGTTCCTAAAACTATAGTATGA
- the LOC106776686 gene encoding AT-hook motif nuclear-localized protein 17-like: MVESVKLSSSTPLSSSDDNTFDDAIDSFSHPKSPSSSSSLKRTRGRPLGSKNKPKLTLPINQNNEHDEKPIFIQIPKNSDVIETLIKFARDYKISITVRSASGSILNATLRDNQYGTSTFIVHGPFTLVSLTGTCIHNNSSGVSLSSNVDLSCFFNISFCSNSGQSFIGIVGGKVMAGDNVVLTITVFRNS, from the coding sequence ATGGTCGAATCAGTTAAATTATCATCATCTACCCCACTTTCTTCTTCCGATGACAATACCTTTGATGATGCTATCGATTCTTTTTCTCATCCAAAATCACCATCTTCCTCATCATCATTAAAAAGGACACGAGGTAGGCCTCTAGGTTCCAAGAACAAACCGAAATTAACCCTTCCAATTAATCAAAACAATGAGCATGAtgaaaaacctatttttatccAAATCCCTAAAAACTCTGATGTAATTGAGACATTGATCAAATTTGCCCGTGACTACAAAATTAGCATTACAGTGAGAAGTGCATCAGGATCTATTCTGAACGCTACTCTCCGTGACAATCAATATGGAACTTCTACTTTCATTGTTCATGGACCATTCACTTTAGTTTCTCTTACTGGAACTTGCATACATAACAACTCTTCTGGTGTTTCGTTATCGTCTAATGTTGATCTGAGttgttttttcaatatttctttttgcTCAAATTCAGGTCAAAGCTTTATTGGAATTGTTGGAGGAAAGGTTATGGCAGGTGACAATGTTGTTCTGACTATTACTGTCTTTAGAAACTCTTAA
- the LOC106777459 gene encoding uncharacterized protein LOC106777459 isoform X1: protein MANKFHIRSNSFPTGSHPSISRIEEELTKLKTWEASSTSTSNSIGTGLSLLSDLLICXEDVLNMASTQKLISNYQGEKCIEELLDGSVRILDICDITRDTLLQIKENVESLHSALRRRKGDSSIERIVAEYTLFSKKMKKNAKKFMTTLKQMENKFGVSPVLDEDQQLVSLXRVVREVIGMNMSVFQSLLAFLAVPASKSKATKWILVEKLMQKRVKACEENQKNLNELQCVEASLSSLMSEGTNFAKMESANERLEALENGIESIENGLESVFRRMVRTRACLLNIMTQ, encoded by the coding sequence GAAGAGCTGACCAAGCTGAAAACTTGGGAAGCCAGTTCCACATCCACATCAAACTCAATTGGCACTGGCTTGTCCTTGTTATCAGATTTGCTTATTTGCNTGGAAGATGTTCTCAACATGGCTTCAACCCAGAAGCTGATTTCTAACTATCAAGGTGAGAAATGCATAGAAGAGCTTCTGGACGGTTCAGTGAGAATCTTGGACATCTGTGACATCACAAGGGACACCTTGTTACAgattaaagaaaatgttgaatcCCTTCATTCTGCTCTCAGAAGGAGAAAGGGGGACTCGAGCATTGAAAGAATTGTAGCCGAATATACATTGTTCtcaaagaagatgaagaagaatgcCAAGAAGTTTATGACAACTTTAAAGCAGATGGAGAACAAATTTGGAGTATCCCCGGTGTTGGATGAAGACCAACAACTTGTTTCTTTGATNAGAGTGGTTAGGGAAGTCATTGGAATGAACATGTCTGTCTTCCAATCCCTGTTAGCTTTCTTGGCCGTGCCTGCTTCAAAGTCAAAGGCAACCAAATGGATATTGGTAGAAAAATTAATGCAAAAGAGAGTGAAAGCATGTGAAGAGAATCAGAAGAATTTGAACGAGTTGCAGTGTGTGGAAGCATCTTTAAGCAGCCTTATGAGTGAAGGAACCAATTTTGCAAAGATGGAATCTGCAAATGAAAGATTGGAAGCTTTGGAGAATGGAATTGAAAGCATAGAAAATGGTTTGGAGAGCGTATTTAGGCGCATGGTTAGAACAAGAGCCTGCCTTTTGAACATCATGACTCAATAG
- the LOC106776349 gene encoding general transcription factor 3C polypeptide 5, translated as MGVIKDGTISGVVPEPGGFLVHYPAYPSSISRAVDTLGGIQGILKARSSQSNKLELRFRPEDPYSHPAFGELRPTNTLLLKISKRKSPCVREAEEASSSSGVKNGEQENQPESERKQEESLCADIVARVTDAYFFDGMADYQHVIPVHADVARRKKRNSSELEEPLFDKGGFMDPDHEDVMIIVPPIFSPKDVPENLVLRPASMPSSKKKQEEVVQQQHFEMDMEMEPVLALDFDIKDIPKKVNWEEYIPQGSDQWELQMVVSGMFDERPIWSKNSLTERLHKKGLSFSHGMLRRLLSRISYYFSSGPFLRFWIKKGYDPRKDPSSRIYQRIDYRVPVPLRSYCDAHSANKSKHKWEDICAFRVFPYKFQTSLQFFDLVDDYIQSEIKKPPLQTTCTYATGWFSQHMINCIRQRLMVRFLSVFPKPGGESLLKAATSKFEKLRRESYRHAMKLDEEECQQPNLGLEEHEELDNAEDEEEAAEGNDSEEEWEEELDLAGDIEIPLQSQSYTNIENFSRTHLQELFGSFPHNEVDGANLVTNGSDEEYHIFEEDSEENYSDE; from the exons ATGGGAGTGATAAAGGATGGAACAATCTCAGGGGTTGTACCCGAACCTGGAGGATTTTTGGTACACTATCCTGCGTATCCTTCGTCTATCTCACGAGCTGTTGACACTCTTGGTGGAATTCAAGGCATTCTCAAG GCGCGGAGTTCACAATCGAACAAGTTAGAGCTCCGTTTCCGTCCCGAAGACCCGTATTCACACCCTGCATTTGGGGAGCTTCGTCCCACCAACACTCTGCTTCTCAAAATTTCGAAGAGAAAGTCTCCATGTGTTCGTGAAGCCGAAGAAGCTTCTAGCAGCTCCGGAGTGAAAAATGGGGAGCAAGAAAATCAACCGGAAAGTGAGCGGAAGCAAGAGGAAAGTCTTTGTGCTGACATCGTTGCTCGAGTTACTGACGCTTATTTTTTTGACG ggaTGGCGGACTACCAGCATGTGATTCCAGTCCATGCCGATGTTGCCCGGAGGAAGAAGCGTAATTCGTCAGAGCTAGAAGAACCGCTTTTTG ATAAAGGTGGTTTCATGGATCCGGATCATGAGGATGTTATGATTATAGTGCCTCCAATTTTTTCTCCAAAAGATGTTCCGGAAAATTTAGT CTTGAGACCAGCTTCCATGCCGAGctcaaaaaagaaacaagaggAAGTTgtacaacaacaacattttgaG ATGGACATGGAGATGGAGCCAGTCCTTGcgcttgattttgatattaaag ATATTCCTAAGAAAGTGAATTGGGAGGAATACATACCACAAGGCTCAGATCAGTGGGAGTTACAGATGGTTGTATCTGGAATGTTTGATGAGCGACCTATATGGTCCAAAAATTCTCTAACTGAACGCTTGCACAAGAAGGGCTTAAGCTTTTCCCATGGCATGCTCAGAAG GCTTCTATCTAGAATTTCTTATTACTTTTCCAGTGGCCCATTTCTGAGGTTCTGGATCAAGAAAGGATATGATCCACGCAAGGATCCCAGTTCTCGCAT TTATCAAAGAATCGATTATCGAGTACCTGTCCCATTACGAAGTTACTGTGATGCTCATTCAGCCAATAA ATCAAAACATAAATGGGAGGATATATGTGCTTTTCGTGTCTTCCCTTACAAGTTCCAGACTTCCTTGCAGTTTTTTGAccttgttgatgattatattcaATCAGAAATAAAGAAGCCTCCACTCCAAACAACTTGCACT TATGCAACTGGTTGGTTCTCACAACACATGATCAATTGTATCAGACAACGTCTTATGGTGCGATTCCTATCGGTATTTCCCAAACCTGGTGGTGAGAGTTTACTCAAAGCTGCTacttcaaagtttgaaaaattgaGGAGGGAGAGCTACAGACATGCCATGAAGCTCGATGAAGAAGAATGCCAACAACCTAATTTAG GTTTGGAAGAGCATGAAGAACTTGACAATGCTGAAGATGAAGAGGAGGCAGCTGAGGGTAACGATAGTGAAGAAGAATGGGAAGAAGAACTTGAtctg GCTGGAGATATTGAAATTCCTCTGCAGTCTCAGTCGT ATACCAACATTGAGAATTTTTCAAGGACTCATTTACAGGAACTTTTTGGTAGCTTTCCGCATAATGAAGTTGATGGTGCCAACCTGGTAACAAATGGTAGCGACGAAGAATATCACATATTCGAGGAAGATAGTGAGGAGAATTACTCCGACGAATGA
- the LOC106776534 gene encoding KIN17-like protein — MGKNEFLTPKAIANRIKAKGLQKLRWYCQMCQKQCRDENGFKCHCMSEGHQRQMQIFGQNPHRIVEGYSEEFESTFLEHMKRSHRFSRVAATVVYNEYINDRHHVHMNSTQWATLTEFVKYLGRIGKCKVEETPKGWFITYIDRDSETLFKERMKNKRIKADMADEEKQEKEIRKQIEIAEQMMQXPTPEADQPQSEPPRELNMEDGIKIGFSLGSSLXKQPVTKEKREASRVVFEEADEEKYGERNPGNNLXRKESGGGKSTLEEMMRDEEXKKEKINRKDYWLHEGIVVKVMSKVLAEKGYYKQKGVVRKVIDKYVGEIEMLESKHVLKVDQAELETVIPQVGGRVKIVNGAYRGSIAKLLGVDTDNFCAKVQIEKGPYDGRVLKAMEYEDICKVA, encoded by the coding sequence ATGGGAAAAAATGAGTTTCTCACACCAAAAGCAATTGCCAATCGAATCAAAGCAAAAGGATTGCAGAAGCTTCGGTGGTATTGCCAGATGTGTCAGAAGCAGTGCCGAGATGAGAATGGGTTTAAATGCCATTGCATGAGTGAAGGGCATCAGCGTCAAATGCAAATTTTTGGACAAAACCCACACCGTATAGTTGAGGGCTACTCCGAAGAGTTTGAGAGCACTTTTCTAGAGCACATGAAGCGCAGCCATCGATTCAGCCGTGTGGCAGCCACTGTAGTTTATAATGAATACATAAATGATAGACATCATGTTCATATGAACTCCACCCAGTGGGCAACTCTTACTGAATTTGTCAAGTACTTGGGTCGAATTGGCAAATGTAAGGTCGAGGAAACACCCAAGGGATGGTTCATTACATACATAGACAGAGATTCAGAAACCCTTTTCAAGGAGAGGATGAAGAATAAGAGAATCAAGGCAGATATGGCAGATGAAGAAAAGCAAGAGAAGGAGATCagaaaacaaattgaaataGCTGAGCAAATGATGCAGCANCCTACTCCTGAGGCTGATCAGCCACAATCTGAGCCTCCAAGGGAACTNAATATGGAAGATGGAATTAAGATAGGGTTTTCTCTTGGGTCTTCATTGNTTAAACAACCTGTGACCAAGGAAAAACGTGAGGCATCAAGGGTGGTNTTTGAGGAGGCTGATGAAGAGAAATATGGGGAAAGAAATCCTGGAAACAATTTGAANAGGAAAGAAAGTGGTGGTGGNAAATCAACTTTGGAGGAAATGATGAGGGATGAAGAGANgaaaaaggaaaaaatcaaCAGGAAGGATTACTGGTTGCACGAGGGAATTGTTGTTAAGGTTATGAGCAAAGTTTTGGCAGAGAAGGGCTACTACAAGCAAAAGGGTGTTGTGCGGAAGGTGATTGACAAGTATGTTGGAGAAATAGAAATGCTTGAAAGTAAGCATGTGCTCAAAGTTGATCAGGCAGAGCTTGAAACTGTGATTCCACAAGTTGGTGGCCGTGTAAAAATTGTCAACGGCGCGTATAGAGGATCAATTGCTAAGTTGTTGGGCGTGGATACAGATAATTTTTGTGCTAAGGTGCAGATCGAGAAAGGACCCTATGATGGCAGAGTGCTTAAAGCTATGGAATACGAGGACATTTGTAAAGTAGCCTAG